A genomic segment from Gossypium hirsutum isolate 1008001.06 chromosome D04, Gossypium_hirsutum_v2.1, whole genome shotgun sequence encodes:
- the LOC107961516 gene encoding uncharacterized mitochondrial protein AtMg00310-like, with amino-acid sequence MWWACKDKGHGWAMLAWDKVCMLKGMRELEFGDIRLFNIALLGRQVWRLLTIKDTLCYDVLSSKYFPEGDIFQSKKVDKPSFTWNSIATVARVLKDRFGWQIGNGGKIDIHKDN; translated from the coding sequence ATGTGGTGGGCATGTAAAGATAAAGGGCATGGGTGGGCTATGCTAGCTTGGGACAAAGTATGCATGTTGAAAGGAATGAGAGAGCTGGAATTTGGAGACATTCGACTATTCAACATAGCTCTTCTTGGCAGACAAGTGTGGAGGTTACTCACGATCAAGGACACGTTGTGTTATGATGTCCTTAGCTCTAAATACTTCCCTGAAGGTGacatatttcaatccaaaaaagTCGATAAACCGTCGTTCACATGGAACAGTATTGCAACTGTTGCGAGAGTCCTCAAAGATAGGTTTGGGTGGCAAATAGGGAATGGTGGAAAAATTGATATCCACAAGGACAACTAG
- the LOC107948392 gene encoding NAC domain-containing protein 83-like (The RefSeq protein has 1 substitution compared to this genomic sequence), translated as MKMPIGFRFHPTDEELVVHYLKRKALSLPLPASVISEFDVLGTHPWSLPVSGEVNEKRYFFSSRGRDGGGSGGYWKPIGKEKPIIETGSNEVVGMRRALIFCGRKPSNHTNTRWFLHQYRLLHFNSTQMVKGEMDGDWLVFQVFQRKRKARKHAAKMATCIDFTAEDCPVFYPPPPPTSPSSSEITEVSPNGLDEEESSSFITSCIRN; from the exons ATGAAGATGCCGATAGGGTTCAGGTTCCATCCGACAGATGAAGAGCTGGTGGTTCATTACTTGAAGAGAAAGGCCTTAAGCCTTCCCTTACCTGCTTCAGTCATTTCCGAGTTTGATGTTTTGGGGACTCATCCTTGGAGCTTACCAG TTTCAGGTGAGGTGAATGAAAAGAGGTATTTCTTTAGCAGCAGAGGCAGAGACGGAGGGGGCAGTGGTGGGTACTGGAAGCCCATTGGGAAAGAGAAACCAATAATAGAAACAGGAAGCAATGAGGTGGTAGGGATGAGAAGAGCTTTGATTTTCTGTGGAAGGAAGCCTTCTAATCACACCAACACTCGATGGTTCTTGCATCAGTATCGCcttcttcattttaattcaactcAG ATGGTAAAGAGGGAAATGGATGGAGATTGGCTAGTTTTCCAAGTGTTtcagaggaaaagaaaagctaGAAAACATGCAGCGAAGATGGCTACTTGTATCGATTTCACAGCTGAAGACTGCCCCGTTTTCTATCCACCTCCTCCACCCACTTCACCAAGTTCAAGTGAAATTACAGAGGTGTCCCCCAATGGCTTAGATGAGGAAGAAAGCAGTTCTTTCATTACTTCTTGTATCAGAAACTAG
- the LOC107948386 gene encoding exocyst complex component EXO70B1 produces the protein MNHNPDKSSSFKSRDHDHKNSVPRAESLKSSKEKDPAAADKNETNEQGGEAKEAEIKYTLEKAWEDIQHFLSGEEALEIPDIIDKYLDLVEHKVSRLEVPEKSKGCPVPDPEDDGWFHKVVEQMSKLHRHVSTVFKSDSSRGPLINRIGRIHQRVMSYLEDEFRVLLEESRTVEAAADQSPDAGQDQAKEEPNFPGYSKQVLATLNKISKLMISGGYEFECYEVYMVTRRNTIEETLNKLGFEKISLDDIQRMQWEAMEREIPPWVRAFKECANIYFSAEHKLAQTIFSDNPSVAKSLFANLIRVLFLQLLNFAEAIALSKRSTEKLFKFLDIYETLQDHSSAIDSLFPEECAKELKAELTATRSKIGETAICIFCDLENSIKSDTGRTPVPGGAVHPLTRYTMNYLKYACDEYTDTLEQVFKEHSTSKPRDYQGNSQSNNDENQSPFSRHLIKIMDLLDSILEAKSKLYKDVALSNIFMMNNGRYILQKIKGSPEIHQAMGDDRYKKRSYELRNYHQSYKRETWMKLLDCLNMEGLNVNGKVVKPALKERFKSFNAMFEEIHRTQSSWVVSDKQMQSELRVSIAGVIIPAYRSFLGRFSGYLTPGRQTEKYIKFQPEDIEAYIEGLFDGSTSSMPRRKT, from the coding sequence ATGAATCACAACCCTGACAAGTCTTCGAGTTTTAAGAGCAGAGACCATGACCATAAGAACTCGGTGCCACGGGCAGAGTCCCTCAAGAGTTCCAAGGAAAAGGACCCTGCTGCAGCTGACAAGAATGAAACTAATGAACAAGGAGGCGAAGCAAAGGAAGCTGAGATAAAATACACCTTAGAAAAAGCTTGGGAGGACATTCAACATTTCTTGTCGGGGGAGGAGGCTCTAGAGATTCCAGACATCATTGACAAGTATTTGGATCTCGTTGAACACAAAGTATCTAGGCTTGAAGTGCCTGAAAAGTCCAAGGGGTGTCCTGTTCCCGATCCTGAGGATGATGGGTGGTTTCATAAAGTTGTGGAGCAGATGTCTAAGCTGCATAGACATGTTTCCACAGTCTTCAAATCGGATTCCAGTCGGGGTCCTTTAATCAACCGCATTGGGAGGATTCACCAACGAGTTATGAGTTATTTGGAGGATGAGTTCAGGGTTCTCCTGGAAGAGTCGAGAACCGTAGAGGCTGCTGCAGATCAAAGCCCTGACGCTGGTCAGGATCAAGCAAAAGAGGAGCCCAACTTTCCAGGGTATTCTAAGCAAGTTTTGGCCACCTTGAATAAAATTTCCAAGCTGATGATTTCGGGGGGATATGAGTTTGAATGCTACGAGGTGTACATGGTCACCAGGAGGAATACAATTGAGGAGACCTTGAACAAGCTAGGATTCGAGAAGATTAGTTTGGATGACATACAAAGGATGCAATGGGAAGCAATGGAAAGGGAGATCCCTCCATGGGTCAGGGCCTTCAAAGAATGTGCTAATATCTACTTCTCCGCGGAGCACAAGCTCGCCCAAACCATCTTCTCCGACAACCCTTCTGTAGCTAAAAGCCTCTTTGCCAACCTCATCCGTGTCCTATTTCTTCAACTCCTCAATTTCGCTGAAGCTATTGCCCTTAGCAAGCGTTCCACCGAGAAACTCTTCAAATTTCTTGACATCTATGAGACCTTGCAAGATCATTCTTCCGCCATTGATAGTCTGTTTCCTGAAGAATGCGCCAAAGAGCTCAAGGCAGAGTTAACGGCGACTCGGAGCAAGATTGGCGAAACCGCGATTTGCATTTTTTGTGATCTTGAGAATTCAATCAAGTCTGATACAGGGAGAACCCCAGTTCCTGGAGGGGCAGTTCATCCTTTAACTCGCTATACAATGAATTATCTCAAATATGCATGTGATGAGTATACGGACACCTTGGAGCAAGTTTTCAAGGAACATTCAACGAGCAAGCCTCGGGATTACCAAGGCAATTCTCAGAGCAACAATGATGAAAATCAATCCCCATTTTCAAGGCATTTGATAAAAATAATGGACTTGTTGGACTCCATTCTAGAGGCAAAGTCTAAGCTTTACAAGGACGTGGCCTTGAGCAATATTTTCATGATGAACAATGGACGCTACATATTGCAGAAGATCAAAGGGTCTCCGGAGATCCACCAAGCAATGGGGGATGACCGGTATAAGAAGAGATCATATGAACTTAGGAACTACCATCAGAGTTACAAGAGAGAGACTTGGATGAAGCTCTTAGATTGTTTAAACATGGAGGGGCTGAACGTGAACGGCAAGGTGGTGAAACCAGCGCTGAAAGAGAGATTCAAGAGCTTCAACGCCATGTTCGAAGAAATTCACAGGACACAAAGCTCGTGGGTGGTGTCCGATAAGCAAATGCAATCAGAGCTGAGGGTTTCCATAGCAGGTGTGATTATACCAGCATACAGATCCTTCTTGGGAAGGTTCTCGGGATACTTGACCCCTGGAAGACAAACAGAGAAGTACATTAAGTTCCAGCCTGAAGATATAGAGGCTTATATTGAAGGACTGTTTGATGGAAGCACTAGTTCCATGCCAAGGAGGAAAACATAA
- the LOC107948420 gene encoding golgin-84 isoform X4: MHLTYLISVPQVIYWNVGFYIIKNILKSTVQNAWQEEVERARQGQRDAESKLSSLEAEVRKMRVEMAAMKRDAEHYSRQGKKFY; this comes from the exons ATGCATCTTACCTATTTGATTTCAGTACCTCAAGTAATCTACTGGAATGTGGGTTTCTATATCATTAAGAACATTCTGAAGTCAACAGTTCAAAAT GCATGGCAGGAGGAAGTGGAGCGTGCACGCCAAGGTCAAAGAGATGCTGAGAGCAAGCTCTCTTCATTAGAG GCTGAAGTGCGGAAAATGAGGGTTGAAATGGCTGCCATGAAGAGGGACGCTGAGCATTATTCACGCCAG GGGAAGAAGTTCTATTAA
- the LOC107948392 gene encoding NAC domain-containing protein 83-like isoform X1, with translation MKMPIGFRFHPTDEELVVHYLKRKALSLPLPASVISEFDVLGTHPWSLPGEVNEKRYFFSSRGRDGGGSGGYWKPIGKEKPIIETGSNEVVGMRRALIFCGRKPSNHTNTRWFLHQYRLLHFNSTQMVKREMDGDWLVFQVFQRKRKARKHAAKMATCIDFTAEDCPVFYPPPPPTSPSSSEITEVSPNGLDEEESSSFITSCIRN, from the exons ATGAAGATGCCGATAGGGTTCAGGTTCCATCCGACAGATGAAGAGCTGGTGGTTCATTACTTGAAGAGAAAGGCCTTAAGCCTTCCCTTACCTGCTTCAGTCATTTCCGAGTTTGATGTTTTGGGGACTCATCCTTGGAGCTTACCAG GTGAGGTGAATGAAAAGAGGTATTTCTTTAGCAGCAGAGGCAGAGACGGAGGGGGCAGTGGTGGGTACTGGAAGCCCATTGGGAAAGAGAAACCAATAATAGAAACAGGAAGCAATGAGGTGGTAGGGATGAGAAGAGCTTTGATTTTCTGTGGAAGGAAGCCTTCTAATCACACCAACACTCGATGGTTCTTGCATCAGTATCGCcttcttcattttaattcaactcAG ATGGTAAAGAGGGAAATGGATGGAGATTGGCTAGTTTTCCAAGTGTTtcagaggaaaagaaaagctaGAAAACATGCAGCGAAGATGGCTACTTGTATCGATTTCACAGCTGAAGACTGCCCCGTTTTCTATCCACCTCCTCCACCCACTTCACCAAGTTCAAGTGAAATTACAGAGGTGTCCCCCAATGGCTTAGATGAGGAAGAAAGCAGTTCTTTCATTACTTCTTGTATCAGAAACTAG